CGGATCACCGATCACCCCCACCCCGAAGATCCGTTGGTCGCCGTCGAAGTCGGCGATCGAGCACTGCACGACGATACGCGGATGCTCGTTGGCCGGTAGCTCGCCCCGTAGGGCGCCGGACTCCGCCACGTATTGCATCGTTGGCACCGGGGGGATGGCCTCTCCAAAGACGTTGCTGATGCTGAGGACGGAGTTGCCCTCTCCAAGGGTGACGGTGGAGCCGATGCCGAACTGCGAGCCGCTGCTCGCTTGAACCTTCCAGATCTGGTCGTTGCCCCAGGGGTTGGTCGGTGCCTGGCGCTCGCCAGAGGTGCTGGTCGTGGTGTCCGCGACATGATCCGCGTAGCAGAGGGCGAGGCGACTTTGCTTGAGGTCGGTGGCCTCCATCAGGGCGGCGCCGTAGAGGGCCCGATAGTCGATGGTGGGGTCGGGATCCCGATAGTGGGCCAGCACCAGCTCCGGGGTCATCGGCAGACCGGTGATGCGCATCTGATCGTCGCTTTCCCAGTAGGTGATCTGGAGCCCTTCGCCGACTTCCGGCTCGGTGGTGACGGACAGCACGCCGTTCTGCGAATCAATGGTGATCTCGGTTCCGAGACCAAATGGAATGCCGGCCGTCAACCAGACCCTCCAGACACCGAGGAAATCTTGCTCTGCCATGGAAAACCCTCCTCTCGATTCATGGGCGATGGGTGGTCGAAGATGGCCGCGGTTGGAGGTCGGCATCCTGCCAATCGCCGACCATCACGAAGCCGGCCCAGGATTCGGGGCGAGCGAACCGCGGGTCGCGTCGCAAGACGCCTTGTGCTTGCCGCAGAGCTGCGGCGGGGGCCGAACCCTGAGCGATCGCGCCGTAGAAGTGGCGCACCAGCTCGGCGGTGGAACGGTCGGCGACGGGCCACAGGCTGGCGATCACGCGGCTCCCCCCGGCTTCGAAGAAAGCCTGGGTCAAGCCCACCAGCCCCTCGCCCCGGATCTCCTTGCCGAGGGCCGTTCGACAGGCGGAGAGAAAGACCAGCTCGGCGCGCAGGTCGAGGCGTCGTAGGTCGGCGGTACCGAGGAATCCTCCGTGCCCTGGGTCGGTGGCGGCGGGGAGCGAAAGCTCGAGGCCGGAGCGGGCCGGCACCACATCGTCGACGTGGGCGTGGGTGGCGAGATGAAGAATGCGGAAGTCGCCCAGGGACTCGTCGAGCAGCCAGTGGGCGTTGGCATCGGCATCGAGGGCGATGCGGGTCGGCTCGTCACCGGCGGCGGCGGTGACGAAATCCGCCTCATTCCGGCTGAAGCGCAGCCGGGGCAGCCGGTCCTGGCCCCGGGAGGTGGTCACCAGGTCGGCTCCGGACGGGCCCGAAGCCAGCCTCAGATCATCGGGCGAGAAGATCGGGTCGGCGAGGACGGCGGCCCATCCTTCGGCGACGGGGCGCGCGGCGCGCCGCCGCCGGTCGAGGGCGAGCACCGCGGCGGAGGGAATGCGCACTAGCTCGAAGCGATCCGCGAGCACGCCGTCCGCTGCCGGCAGGGCGGCAAACGGTAGGAGATGGAGCGGTCCGTCGAGGGCGAGGACGATGCGCTGCGGCGCTCTGGCGAGCCTCGCCGCCGCGTCGCCGATCAAGCGCTTCGAGAGCCAGCGGGCGCTCTCGCCGGAGCCGGTGCTCGAGAGCAGCTCCCGCCGTGCCGCTCGGACGATCTCTTCGAGCTCGGCCCGCGGTGGCAGCGGAAAGACCTCGAGGCTCCACGTCGTCACCACGAAGAGGTGGGAGGCGTCCTCGCCGACGAGGTATTCGAAGAGGACGGTGGAGTCGTCGAGCAGCCTCTGGACCGACGCCAGGTCGATGCCAGTGGCGAGCGAGAAAGACGTGGGAGCCGAGCCCAGCAGGCTGCGCAGGCCCCAGCCACGCGCCGCCTCGCTGGCCGCCAAGGCGGCGGGCTTCTGGTCCGCCTCCAGCAGCGCGCTGACGTAGCGCTCTCGGGCTCGGCGCTGGGCGCCGGCGAAGAGAGCCCGCAGATCCGAGCTCTCGAGCTCCAGAGTCACGGCATCGAAGGCGGCGAGGGACTCTTCCAGCAGGCCGAGGACGGCATGGGATCGAGGGCCGGACGAGGATGCGGCGCCGGCCTCGAGCTCCGCGAGGTGGAAGAGGGCCCAGCCTCGACCGTGGGGGTCGTCGAAGCGATCGTAGGCGTCGAGAGCCTCGGCGAGACCGGCGCGCGCCGCCGCGGGCCGGCCGAGGGCGGCGAGGGCGCGGCCGTGAATCACCCGGACTGCCGCCACCAGCGCCGTGTCGTCGCTCGTTGCCAAGGCTCCAAGGGCTCGCGAGAGGTGCTCGAGGGCGATGCTGGCGTTGCCCGACTGCAGCTCGCACCGACCGAGGAAGGCGGTCGCCACCGCTTCTCCATGGTCATCGTCGGTGGCCGCCTCGAGCTCCTGTGCTCGGCGGTAGGCGGCGCACGCCGTCGGCCAGTCACCGAGGCTGGCCGACAGGTGGCCGGAGATCTTGAGAGCACTGGCCTCGCCGGCGACGTTGCCCACCCGGCGATGCAGCTCGAGGGCCTGTTGCGCCCGTTGGGCCGCCGCCTCGAAGTCCCCCAGTCGGGCCTCGGTGCTGGCGAGGTTGTGCAGGGTGCGGGCACGCCAACGCTGATCGCCGAGCTGCTCGAAGCGAGCGAGGGCTCCGCGGTAGGCCTCGAGGGCCGCTTCGAGCTCGGCCCGGCGGCGGTGCAGGCCGCCGAGGTTGTGAAGAGTTTTGGCTTCGAGCTTGGTCAGGCCGAGGGCGCGTTGAATCTCGAGCGCCTCTCGGAATCGCTTCAGGGCGGCGGGCGATTCTCCGAGCACCTTGTGGGCCTGGGCGATGTTGACCAGATAGGCCGACTCGGCTTCGGCGTCGCCTATCCGGCGAGCCGCCGGGAGCGCCGCCTCGAAGCAGCCGATTCCCGCTTGCAGCCGGCGCTCCATGAGATCGATCAGACAGAGATTGCCGCGCACGATCGCCTGGCGGAACGGGTCTTCGAGCGCTTCGGCCAGGGCCAGCGCCGTCTCGAAGGCCTGGCGGGCGCCGGTCGTGTCGCCGTCCGGTCCCAGGACCAGGCCGATCTCGTTCCAGGTGTCGGCCAGGCGGGGGCGGTCCTCGGGGGCTGTCCAGCGCAGCAGCGCAGCGCGGGCGTGCTCGAGGGCCGGCCGGTAGTCGCCGAGCAGGCGGAAGAGCACCGCCTCGGCATAGAGAGCTTGGGCGGTCAGTCGGTCCTGCAGATCCCGACGCCAGGGACTGCCCGGCGTGGTTGGATTCTGAGCTTGGTCAGGGGCGTCATCCACCACGATGCCGTAGAGGGAAAGGGCGCGGCGGCGGCCGGCACCGGTGCCCTCGGCATAGGCCCGGCCGGCGGTGGTCAGCTGTGCCAGCGTAGTCAACCAGCCTTGGCTGCCCGAGCCTTCGCGGCCGACACTGAGCAGGATCTGGTAGCGGCTGGGGTGGTAGTGGAGCACTTCCGGGTCCGCAGACGGGCCCCCCGGTGCCTTGGTCGTGACTCGCAGGGTGACTTGGCCGCGGGCCTCCGGTGGCAGCAACAGCAACTCGATGCCGTCGTAGTCGAGGGGCGTGTCGAGGATCCAGGGCTTCTCGCCGCCGGGCCAGCGAGCCTCGAGTCGCACGTCGACCCGGTTCTGCTCGACGAACAGCGCGGCGCGTCGGCCGGCGGCGAGCTCGAAGCGATAGAGGTGCTCGCCGCCGGCGGAGCTTGCCCCCGGTAGGCGATCGACGTTCCGTTCGACCGGTACGCCTGGAGCGAGGGGCAGCGCGGAGGAGAGTCCCTCGTCGGCCATCGCCACGCCGCCGAGGAGGACGAAGCCGGTGAGGACCTGCCACGCGATGGACCCCATCGGTCTCACGGCGGCGGGACGACTTCGAAGGAGAACTCGCCGGCGGACTCGACGCGACCGTCGGCCGATCGCAGGGAGGTGTCGAGGCGATACGGGCCGGTCGCGAGCAGCATCGAGGGCAGGCTCAACACCAGCGGCCCGGCCGGGGGCGGCGTCAGTCCTTCTGCGGACCAGAGGGTTTCACCCTCGGCATCGCGAAGGGCGACATCGACACCCAGTCCGGAGAGATCGCCGAGATCCACCGCCAGGGCGATCCAGGGCTCGTCGGGGTGCACGGTGATGGCGGGTTTGGCGGGCTCGCTGGAGGCGCTGTCCCGGCGAATCTCCAGCACCACCGCCGGCGTCGCGGCCCAGGGTCGCTCGAGCCGTTCGATCTGGTCCGTCAGGGCGCGGTTGGATTGGGCCAGGCGCAGGGCGGGCAGCAGGGCGATCAGGAGGAGGGCGGCGGCGGCGAGCCAGCGCAGCGGAGAGGCGGCCCGCGGCGGCTCGGTTTCCGACGGGATGAAAACCGGCGCCGTGGTCGTGGCGCTGGGGATCGCGGGGCTCTCCGCGGCGGGGCCGATCTCGGCCAGGCCAAGGCGCAGCTCCTGGGCCAGCTCGACCGCCTCGAGACACTCGCCGCAGTCGGCGAAATGCTCCTCGAACCTCTCCTGCTCCGCCGCGTTGAGTTGCTCCAAGACGTAGCGCTCCACCCAGTTGTGCTCTTCGATCAGGCGATGATCCACGGGCTCATTTCCATTGGGGTTGTGGGACATGACGCGAAGCTATTTCACTTCCAGCCGCGATCGCTCGCCCCAGGGCGAGCCGAAGCGCGCCTCGAAGAGCTGCTTGTAGCGCTCGCGCGCCCGGTGCAGGACGCAGTTGAACTGGGAGGAGGACAGACCGAGGTCCTCGCAGATGGCCGGTTTGTCCTCTTCAGCGAGGTAAAAGCGGGTCAGGATCTCGCGATCGCGCGGCGTCCCGAGCTCGCCGAGCAGGTGACGGGTGAGGCTGGCCCGCTCGCTGGCGATCAGCTGCGCCTCGGGCTCCGGTTCAGAGGCCGCTCGCTGCAGCGTGATCGGGGAATCCGCATCGGTCTTGCGCCGTGCCTTGCGACGGTGGTGCTCGATCACCAGATTGCGGGCCAGGGACATCAGGAAAGAGCCCAGCTTCGCCGGCTCGCGAAGCTCCCCTTGCCGGATCTTGGCGATGCCGAGCTGGAGCGTGTCCTGGAGGAAATCCTCGGCGTCCGCCGTCTCGCGCAGGCGCTGACGCAGCAGGGCGAAGAGTGGTCGGCTGTAGCGCTCGACGAGCCAATCCTCGGCCTGCGAATCTCCTCGCAGAATCAGCGCGACCATTTCTTCTGGTCGAACGTCAATTGGGGGCACGCCGAAACACTACCACCAAGGAATCACTGCGGGGCAAGGGTGCGCCCGCGGCGCGGAATTCCCCTGGCGTCGACCCAAGGGTCACCCTGCCGGCGAGGCTTTCGCCGGCAGGGTCCCTGCGATGCCTCGGCTCAGGGGGCCGCGGTGCCCTCGCAAACGTCGGGCTCACCGCAGGCGTTGGGGTGCCACCCGAGGGGCAGCGTGTCGGGCCGCGGGCACTGCGCTCCGACGTGCTCCCAACCGTTGGGGTTGTTGGGGTCGTTGGAGCAGGTAGTGCCATCGGCCCGTACCCCTCGGCAGACATGGTGCAATCCCGGCCACGGGCCGGCGGTGCCACTCATGCAGACCTCGGTGCCGACAGCGTTCTCCGCGCCCGATGTGCAGGGCAAGCAGTCGAGCCCGCTGTCGGCGACGGCCAACCTTCGTTCGGCGAGATTGAGCTCGTCGCTTTCGGTCACCTCATTGGTGTTGTCGGCAAAGACGACGATTTCGTGCACGCCCGGCTCGACCGCCTG
This DNA window, taken from Acidobacteriota bacterium, encodes the following:
- a CDS encoding CHAT domain-containing tetratricopeptide repeat protein, with translation MGSIAWQVLTGFVLLGGVAMADEGLSSALPLAPGVPVERNVDRLPGASSAGGEHLYRFELAAGRRAALFVEQNRVDVRLEARWPGGEKPWILDTPLDYDGIELLLLPPEARGQVTLRVTTKAPGGPSADPEVLHYHPSRYQILLSVGREGSGSQGWLTTLAQLTTAGRAYAEGTGAGRRRALSLYGIVVDDAPDQAQNPTTPGSPWRRDLQDRLTAQALYAEAVLFRLLGDYRPALEHARAALLRWTAPEDRPRLADTWNEIGLVLGPDGDTTGARQAFETALALAEALEDPFRQAIVRGNLCLIDLMERRLQAGIGCFEAALPAARRIGDAEAESAYLVNIAQAHKVLGESPAALKRFREALEIQRALGLTKLEAKTLHNLGGLHRRRAELEAALEAYRGALARFEQLGDQRWRARTLHNLASTEARLGDFEAAAQRAQQALELHRRVGNVAGEASALKISGHLSASLGDWPTACAAYRRAQELEAATDDDHGEAVATAFLGRCELQSGNASIALEHLSRALGALATSDDTALVAAVRVIHGRALAALGRPAAARAGLAEALDAYDRFDDPHGRGWALFHLAELEAGAASSSGPRSHAVLGLLEESLAAFDAVTLELESSDLRALFAGAQRRARERYVSALLEADQKPAALAASEAARGWGLRSLLGSAPTSFSLATGIDLASVQRLLDDSTVLFEYLVGEDASHLFVVTTWSLEVFPLPPRAELEEIVRAARRELLSSTGSGESARWLSKRLIGDAAARLARAPQRIVLALDGPLHLLPFAALPAADGVLADRFELVRIPSAAVLALDRRRRAARPVAEGWAAVLADPIFSPDDLRLASGPSGADLVTTSRGQDRLPRLRFSRNEADFVTAAAGDEPTRIALDADANAHWLLDESLGDFRILHLATHAHVDDVVPARSGLELSLPAATDPGHGGFLGTADLRRLDLRAELVFLSACRTALGKEIRGEGLVGLTQAFFEAGGSRVIASLWPVADRSTAELVRHFYGAIAQGSAPAAALRQAQGVLRRDPRFARPESWAGFVMVGDWQDADLQPRPSSTTHRP
- a CDS encoding sigma-70 family RNA polymerase sigma factor — its product is MVALILRGDSQAEDWLVERYSRPLFALLRQRLRETADAEDFLQDTLQLGIAKIRQGELREPAKLGSFLMSLARNLVIEHHRRKARRKTDADSPITLQRAASEPEPEAQLIASERASLTRHLLGELGTPRDREILTRFYLAEEDKPAICEDLGLSSSQFNCVLHRARERYKQLFEARFGSPWGERSRLEVK